One genomic segment of Eikenella corrodens includes these proteins:
- a CDS encoding DUF1737 domain-containing protein — translation MKVYRLLTGTDDSVFCRRVTEALQQGWELHGSPTMAHTDNGVRVGQAIVKEVAQYDPNKPLSEY, via the coding sequence ATGAAAGTTTACCGCTTGCTCACCGGCACAGACGATTCCGTGTTCTGCCGCCGCGTAACCGAAGCCCTGCAACAAGGTTGGGAACTGCACGGCAGCCCGACCATGGCGCACACCGACAACGGTGTGCGCGTGGGGCAGGCGATTGTGAAAGAAGTGGCGCAATACGACCCGAATAAGCCCTTGAGCGAATATTGA
- a CDS encoding BON domain-containing protein yields MKKSFRFLLLCLLPLSLSGCVTALVGAGAFGVMSATDRRSTGAQADDQVMEVRIQNTALTHLRNNNTMQGFEPKLSVVSFNRQVLLMGLVASEADKAFVERVARAQPNAEKIYNYIQVATSARGFGEVSNDSWVTSKVRTTLLGTKGVSSNHVKVVTYNGVTYVMGILTPEEQALVSNTVSTTAGVQQVVTLYETFVPSNVR; encoded by the coding sequence ATGAAAAAAAGTTTCCGCTTCCTGCTGTTGTGCCTGCTGCCGTTGTCGCTCTCCGGCTGTGTTACCGCGCTGGTGGGTGCTGGCGCATTCGGCGTGATGTCGGCCACCGACCGCCGCAGCACCGGCGCGCAGGCCGACGACCAAGTGATGGAAGTGCGCATCCAAAACACGGCACTCACTCATCTGCGCAACAACAACACCATGCAGGGCTTTGAGCCGAAGCTTTCTGTGGTGAGCTTCAACCGCCAGGTGCTGTTGATGGGCTTGGTGGCCAGCGAGGCCGACAAGGCATTTGTAGAGCGCGTGGCGCGTGCCCAGCCCAATGCCGAGAAAATTTACAACTATATTCAGGTAGCCACCAGCGCGCGCGGTTTTGGCGAGGTAAGCAACGATTCGTGGGTTACTTCCAAAGTACGCACCACTTTGCTCGGCACCAAGGGCGTGTCGTCCAACCATGTGAAAGTGGTAACGTATAACGGCGTTACTTATGTGATGGGCATCCTCACGCCTGAAGAGCAGGCGCTGGTGAGCAACACCGTGAGCACCACTGCCGGTGTGCAGCAAGTGGTTACGCTGTATGAAACCTTCGTGCCCAGCAATGTGCGCTAA
- a CDS encoding phosphoheptose isomerase, whose protein sequence is MNPAAQRVLQHFQESIAAKQQCAEQLAEPTARAAALLLDSLMADGKILVCGNGGSAADAQHFAAELTGRFEKERMPLGAIALTTDTSALTAIGNDYAFDQIFARQVSALGRPGDVLVAISTSGNSGNVLAAIEAAREQGMSVVALTGRDGGKIAGMLAEGDVLLNVPHKRTARIQEIHILLIHALCDHIDTALFEE, encoded by the coding sequence GTGAACCCAGCCGCCCAACGCGTATTGCAGCATTTTCAGGAAAGCATTGCCGCCAAACAGCAGTGTGCCGAACAATTGGCCGAGCCGACGGCACGGGCAGCGGCTTTGCTATTGGATTCGCTGATGGCCGACGGCAAAATTTTGGTGTGCGGCAACGGCGGTTCGGCAGCCGATGCGCAGCATTTTGCCGCCGAGCTCACCGGCCGTTTTGAAAAAGAACGTATGCCGTTGGGCGCCATCGCGCTCACCACCGATACTTCCGCGCTCACCGCCATCGGTAACGATTATGCCTTTGATCAGATTTTTGCCCGCCAAGTGTCGGCACTCGGCCGCCCGGGCGATGTGCTGGTGGCGATTTCCACTTCCGGCAATTCCGGCAATGTGCTTGCCGCCATCGAAGCCGCCCGCGAGCAGGGTATGAGCGTGGTGGCGCTCACCGGGCGCGACGGCGGCAAAATCGCCGGTATGCTGGCAGAAGGCGATGTGCTGCTCAACGTGCCGCATAAGCGCACGGCGCGGATTCAGGAAATCCATATCCTGCTGATTCACGCCCTGTGCGATCATATCGATACCGCTTTGTTTGAAGAATAA
- a CDS encoding YraN family protein, which produces MRLNHAAGQAAEDTAAGYLKKQGCRILARNWHCRYGEIDIIAEQGGVYLFVEVRQRRSQSFGGAAASITPAKLAKLSRSAETWLQQNAPNQPCRIDAILIEGDQPPQWLQNIGGY; this is translated from the coding sequence ATGCGCCTCAACCACGCTGCCGGCCAAGCTGCCGAAGATACCGCCGCAGGCTACCTGAAAAAACAGGGTTGCCGCATCCTGGCGCGCAACTGGCATTGCCGCTATGGCGAAATCGATATCATCGCCGAACAGGGCGGGGTGTATTTGTTTGTGGAAGTGCGGCAGCGGCGCAGCCAAAGCTTCGGCGGCGCAGCAGCGAGCATCACTCCGGCCAAATTGGCCAAACTCAGCCGCAGCGCCGAAACCTGGCTCCAGCAAAATGCGCCGAATCAACCTTGCCGTATCGATGCCATCTTGATTGAAGGCGATCAGCCGCCGCAGTGGTTGCAGAATATCGGCGGGTATTGA
- the rsmI gene encoding 16S rRNA (cytidine(1402)-2'-O)-methyltransferase → MWQKILDKAAAQIEPQTLYVVATPIGNLADITLRALAVLQRADLVCAEDTRVSQQLLSAYGIRAKLVSVREHNERQMTDTITAALAAGQVVAQISDAGTPAVCDPGARLAAGVREAGFKVVPVAGASAVMAALSVAGVTQSDFYFAGFLPPKAGERAQWFERWREVPYAVAMFETPHRIEAALTQMAEILPNRHLVLAREISKTFETFISGSVADVLAAVRANANQTRGEMVLVLHPPEAAAANELNDQARHIMSLLAAELPPKKAAALAAEISGANKKALYEWAVAQKRE, encoded by the coding sequence ATGTGGCAAAAAATATTGGATAAGGCGGCCGCGCAGATTGAGCCGCAAACGCTGTATGTGGTGGCAACGCCCATCGGCAACCTGGCCGACATCACACTGCGCGCGCTGGCGGTGTTGCAACGGGCAGACTTGGTGTGCGCGGAAGACACACGCGTGAGCCAGCAGCTGCTCTCCGCCTACGGCATCCGCGCCAAGCTCGTGAGCGTGCGCGAACACAACGAGCGGCAAATGACCGACACCATCACCGCCGCGCTCGCTGCCGGGCAGGTGGTGGCGCAAATATCGGATGCGGGCACGCCGGCAGTGTGCGACCCCGGGGCGCGGCTGGCCGCAGGCGTGCGGGAAGCAGGCTTCAAGGTAGTGCCGGTGGCAGGGGCCAGCGCGGTGATGGCGGCGTTGAGCGTGGCCGGGGTAACGCAGTCGGATTTTTATTTTGCCGGCTTTCTGCCGCCCAAGGCGGGCGAACGGGCGCAATGGTTTGAGCGCTGGCGCGAAGTGCCCTATGCCGTAGCGATGTTTGAAACGCCGCACCGCATCGAGGCGGCACTCACCCAAATGGCCGAAATCCTGCCCAACCGGCATTTGGTGCTGGCACGCGAAATTAGCAAGACATTTGAAACCTTCATCAGCGGCAGCGTGGCCGACGTGTTGGCTGCCGTTCGTGCCAATGCCAACCAAACGCGCGGCGAAATGGTGCTGGTGCTGCACCCGCCCGAAGCCGCCGCTGCCAACGAACTGAACGACCAGGCGCGGCACATCATGAGCCTGCTCGCCGCCGAACTGCCACCGAAAAAAGCCGCCGCGCTGGCGGCGGAAATCAGCGGGGCAAACAAGAAGGCGCTGTATGAGTGGGCGGTGGCGCAGAAGCGGGAATAG
- a CDS encoding L,D-transpeptidase family protein, translating to MNKKPLLALFGTILLLLGGYVFLRHSSNPPGSLPNTGNSAGLSPRQQSLLQQPALPPGSEIAKLVVRKAEREMDAYDAQGNLLKTYPIALGFSPVGHKQFEGDGKTPEGRYTINDRNPHSSHHKNLGISYPNAADRTHASAQGKNPGGDIKIHGLRNGLGLIGAQHLRRDWTHGCIAVTDGEIDELYIHVKPQAEIEILP from the coding sequence ATGAATAAAAAACCGCTACTTGCCCTGTTCGGCACCATTCTTCTGCTGCTCGGCGGCTATGTTTTTCTGCGGCACAGCAGCAATCCGCCCGGCAGCCTGCCCAACACAGGCAACAGTGCCGGCCTCAGCCCCAGGCAGCAAAGCCTATTGCAACAGCCCGCCCTGCCGCCGGGCAGCGAAATTGCCAAACTCGTTGTGCGCAAAGCCGAGCGTGAAATGGATGCCTACGATGCGCAAGGCAATCTGCTGAAAACCTATCCCATCGCACTCGGCTTTAGCCCGGTTGGCCACAAACAATTTGAAGGCGACGGCAAAACCCCTGAAGGCCGCTACACCATCAACGACCGCAATCCCCACAGCAGCCACCATAAAAATCTCGGCATTTCCTACCCCAACGCCGCCGACCGCACCCATGCCTCCGCACAAGGCAAAAACCCCGGCGGCGACATCAAAATCCACGGCCTGCGCAACGGCTTAGGCCTTATTGGCGCGCAACACCTGCGCCGCGATTGGACCCACGGCTGCATTGCTGTAACCGATGGCGAAATCGACGAACTTTACATCCATGTCAAACCGCAGGCTGAAATTGAGATTTTGCCTTAG
- a CDS encoding DUF7710 domain-containing protein, which translates to MSRADNRVWVFQGSGSRNVSACFSGKENAERWIRQHALSGLLTAYPIDQPVYDWAVQSQIIRPTKDEQQTAQFIQNFSSAHLEHYHYEAGKEA; encoded by the coding sequence ATGAGCCGGGCGGATAATCGGGTTTGGGTGTTTCAAGGCAGCGGCAGCCGGAATGTGTCGGCCTGCTTTTCCGGTAAAGAAAACGCAGAGCGCTGGATTCGGCAACATGCCCTCAGCGGCCTGCTCACCGCCTATCCGATTGACCAGCCGGTGTATGATTGGGCAGTGCAAAGCCAAATCATCCGCCCCACCAAAGACGAGCAACAAACTGCCCAATTCATCCAAAATTTCAGCAGCGCCCATTTGGAGCACTATCACTACGAAGCAGGCAAAGAAGCCTAA
- a CDS encoding copper chaperone PCu(A)C — translation MKLKQIVILSGLLLAAAAQAEVRASEAWARFTVPGMNSGGVFMQLENSSPADALIGGSSPVAESVEIHEHVMAGGNMRMQAMPQGLPLPANERTELKPGSYHVMLIGLKQPLTAGSRFPLTLKFRHAPEQTVQVEVKSPSDEAGGGHHHHHHHHHTH, via the coding sequence ATGAAGCTTAAGCAAATCGTTATCCTCTCCGGCCTGCTCTTGGCCGCAGCCGCCCAGGCAGAAGTGCGCGCCAGCGAGGCTTGGGCGCGGTTTACCGTGCCCGGCATGAATTCCGGCGGCGTGTTTATGCAGCTGGAAAACAGCAGCCCCGCCGACGCGCTGATCGGCGGCAGCAGCCCCGTGGCCGAAAGCGTGGAAATCCACGAACACGTGATGGCCGGCGGCAATATGCGCATGCAGGCCATGCCACAAGGCCTGCCGCTGCCCGCCAACGAGCGCACCGAGCTCAAGCCCGGCAGCTACCACGTGATGCTGATCGGCCTCAAACAGCCCCTTACCGCAGGCAGCCGTTTCCCGCTCACGCTGAAATTCCGCCACGCCCCCGAGCAAACCGTGCAGGTGGAAGTGAAAAGCCCGAGTGATGAAGCGGGCGGCGGGCATCACCACCATCATCATCACCATCACACGCACTAG
- a CDS encoding diacylglycerol kinase, producing MKPGKRGLAHLIAAAQYSRDGLAAAYRNEAAFRQLVWLHAVLLPLVFCFDFDTPVRMLLVGASLLSLIVELFNTAIEAVVDRISEELHPLSKIAKDAGSAAQLVALLLVGIFWLMALNTL from the coding sequence ATGAAACCCGGCAAACGCGGCCTCGCGCACCTGATCGCCGCCGCCCAATATTCCCGCGACGGCCTCGCCGCCGCCTACCGCAACGAAGCCGCCTTCCGCCAGCTGGTGTGGCTGCACGCCGTGCTGCTGCCCCTGGTGTTCTGCTTCGATTTTGATACGCCCGTGCGCATGCTGCTGGTGGGCGCATCGCTGCTCTCGCTGATTGTGGAGCTGTTCAACACTGCCATCGAAGCTGTGGTGGACAGGATTTCCGAAGAGCTGCACCCGCTCTCTAAAATCGCCAAAGATGCCGGCTCCGCCGCGCAACTGGTGGCGCTGTTGCTCGTTGGCATTTTTTGGCTGATGGCCTTAAACACCCTGTAG
- the gshB gene encoding glutathione synthase, which translates to MNILFIADPLATFKTYKDTTYAMMREAAKRGHKLHHTLAGELSVQKGQVVVQAAPFQFIGAKDDHDHEWFKPQGKVQAALTEFDAVIMRTDPPFDMQYLYSTQLLTLAEQQGAKVFNNGQAMRDFNEKLAILNFSRFTAPTLVSTRAADVRAFLAEHGDIIVKPLDGMGGMGIFRLTERDPNIGSILETLMRLDTRTIMAQRYIPEIVHGDKRILVIDGEVVPFALARIPQQGETRGNLAAGGRGVAQELSARDREIAETLAPELKRRGILLAGLDVIGSHLTEVNVTSPTGFQEITKQKGFDVAAKFIDSVEWNA; encoded by the coding sequence ATGAACATCCTCTTTATCGCCGACCCGTTGGCCACCTTCAAAACCTACAAAGACACCACCTACGCCATGATGCGCGAAGCCGCCAAGCGCGGGCACAAATTGCACCACACCCTGGCCGGCGAACTCTCCGTGCAAAAAGGCCAAGTGGTGGTACAAGCCGCGCCTTTCCAATTTATTGGCGCAAAAGACGACCACGACCACGAATGGTTCAAACCGCAAGGCAAAGTGCAGGCTGCCTTAACTGAGTTCGATGCCGTGATTATGCGCACCGACCCGCCGTTCGATATGCAATACCTCTACAGCACCCAGTTGCTCACCCTCGCCGAACAGCAGGGCGCAAAAGTGTTCAACAACGGGCAGGCCATGCGCGATTTCAACGAAAAACTCGCCATTTTGAATTTTTCCCGATTCACCGCGCCCACCCTTGTTTCCACCCGCGCCGCCGATGTGCGCGCCTTTTTGGCCGAACACGGCGACATCATCGTCAAACCGCTCGACGGCATGGGCGGCATGGGCATTTTCCGCCTCACCGAGCGCGACCCGAACATCGGCAGCATTCTCGAAACCCTGATGAGGCTGGATACGCGCACCATTATGGCGCAACGCTACATCCCCGAAATCGTGCACGGCGACAAACGCATCCTCGTGATTGACGGCGAAGTCGTGCCCTTTGCCCTTGCCCGCATACCGCAGCAGGGCGAAACGCGCGGCAATCTGGCCGCCGGCGGGCGCGGCGTGGCGCAGGAATTGAGCGCGCGCGACCGCGAAATCGCCGAAACCCTCGCCCCAGAGCTGAAACGGCGCGGCATTTTGCTGGCCGGATTGGACGTGATTGGCAGCCATCTAACCGAAGTGAACGTGACCAGCCCCACCGGTTTCCAAGAAATCACCAAACAAAAAGGCTTTGATGTGGCCGCCAAATTCATCGATTCGGTGGAATGGAACGCGTGA
- a CDS encoding PspC domain-containing protein translates to MPQPQLTKLHRSRQHRILAGVMGGIAEYLGWSPTLTRILFVIISCASVAVPGILIYIILWFIMPNATPDSYR, encoded by the coding sequence ATGCCGCAACCGCAACTGACTAAACTACACCGTTCCCGCCAACACCGCATACTGGCCGGCGTGATGGGCGGCATTGCCGAATACCTCGGCTGGTCGCCCACGCTGACGCGCATCCTGTTCGTCATCATTTCCTGCGCCAGTGTGGCCGTGCCGGGCATTCTGATTTATATCATCCTGTGGTTTATCATGCCGAATGCCACGCCCGATTCCTACCGCTAG
- the folE2 gene encoding GTP cyclohydrolase FolE2, which produces MNAIADVQSSPDQRNMPINQVGIKDLHFPLQIQSAEGVQHTIARIGMTVALPASQKGTHMSRFVALMEERQHLVLDFTSLHQLTLDMLERLDAQAGRIHISFPFFRKKAAPVSGITSFLDYAVTWQGEVPASGEYSHQIKVLAPVTSLCPCSKEISQYGAHNQRSHVTVTLTCHKQEVSIEEIIDLVENKASCQLYGLLKRPDEKYVTEHAYENPKFVEDMVRDIAVALKNDPRIDRFSVESENFESIHNHSAYALIEYP; this is translated from the coding sequence ATGAATGCCATTGCCGACGTGCAAAGCAGCCCCGACCAACGCAATATGCCCATCAACCAAGTGGGCATCAAAGACCTGCACTTCCCGCTGCAAATCCAGAGCGCAGAGGGCGTGCAGCACACCATCGCCCGCATCGGCATGACCGTTGCCCTGCCCGCCTCGCAAAAAGGCACGCATATGTCGCGCTTTGTGGCGCTGATGGAAGAGCGGCAGCACCTGGTGCTCGATTTCACCAGCCTGCACCAGCTTACGCTCGATATGCTGGAGCGGCTCGATGCCCAAGCCGGCCGCATCCATATCAGCTTCCCCTTCTTCCGCAAAAAAGCCGCCCCCGTGAGCGGCATCACCTCGTTTCTCGACTACGCCGTAACCTGGCAGGGCGAAGTGCCGGCCAGCGGAGAATACAGCCACCAAATCAAAGTATTGGCTCCGGTTACCAGCCTCTGCCCCTGCTCCAAGGAAATTTCGCAATACGGCGCGCACAACCAGCGCTCGCACGTTACCGTTACCCTCACCTGCCACAAACAGGAAGTTTCCATTGAAGAAATCATCGATTTGGTGGAAAACAAAGCCTCCTGCCAGCTCTACGGCCTGCTCAAACGCCCCGATGAGAAATATGTTACCGAGCACGCCTACGAAAACCCCAAATTCGTGGAAGACATGGTGCGCGACATCGCCGTGGCGCTGAAAAACGACCCGCGCATCGACCGCTTCAGCGTGGAAAGCGAAAACTTCGAAAGCATCCACAACCATTCGGCCTATGCGCTGATTGAGTATCCTTAA
- the hpnC gene encoding squalene synthase HpnC produces the protein MSVGHYENFPVGSLVLPHRLRRPVHAIYAFARTADDIADEGDLPNEERLRQLDNLRTELDRLAADQTTHSELMQRLEREAIRPFNLPLEPFYHLLSAFSQDVVKTRYQHFGELVDYARRSANPIGRLLLHLYGHTDPLSLAQSDGICTALQLINFWQDVAVDWQKGRVYLPQDDLEKFGVSEAQIAEGRADAAFQRLMAHQCQRAHKMLKAGSPLGKTLHGRIGFELRLIILGGQSILRKLEENRYNVFTRRPVLGAKDWWLMLKRAWLKK, from the coding sequence ATGTCAGTCGGACACTACGAAAATTTCCCCGTCGGCTCGCTGGTTTTACCGCACCGCCTGCGCCGACCGGTGCACGCCATCTATGCGTTTGCCCGCACTGCCGACGATATAGCCGACGAAGGCGATTTGCCCAACGAAGAGCGCCTGCGCCAGCTCGATAATCTGCGTACCGAGCTCGACCGCCTTGCCGCTGACCAAACTACGCACAGCGAATTGATGCAGCGGCTCGAGCGCGAAGCCATCCGGCCGTTCAATCTTCCGCTCGAGCCCTTCTACCACTTGCTTTCCGCCTTCAGCCAAGACGTGGTGAAAACCCGCTATCAGCACTTCGGCGAGCTGGTGGATTACGCCCGCCGCAGCGCTAATCCGATCGGCAGATTGCTGCTGCACCTCTACGGCCACACCGACCCGCTCAGCCTTGCCCAAAGCGACGGCATCTGCACCGCCCTACAACTGATTAACTTCTGGCAAGACGTGGCTGTGGATTGGCAGAAAGGCCGCGTTTATCTGCCACAAGACGATTTAGAGAAATTCGGCGTGAGCGAAGCGCAAATCGCCGAAGGCCGCGCCGATGCCGCCTTCCAACGCCTGATGGCGCACCAATGCCAGCGTGCCCACAAAATGCTCAAAGCTGGCTCCCCGCTGGGCAAAACTCTGCATGGCCGCATCGGTTTCGAGCTGCGCCTGATTATCCTCGGCGGGCAAAGCATCCTGCGCAAGCTGGAGGAAAACCGCTACAACGTCTTCACCCGCCGTCCCGTACTCGGCGCGAAAGATTGGTGGCTGATGCTGAAACGGGCTTGGCTCAAGAAGTGA
- a CDS encoding aldehyde dehydrogenase family protein translates to MFYSRNVVSNTLLYERPADSMDAFSQSLAEMRTAQRRFAAAGVQARVAMLAAFADRLEAEKTKLARMICEEVGRCLRECEAEMDKSVSLIRYYVKLAPQLLQHQTIATQASLSQVRFEPLGVVLAVMPWNYPVWQIIRFAVPALCSGNACLVKPAPSVARVTAALFDIVGSELPWRVTWLAHEDVEYAIAKTDALAFTGSADVGRRLAGYAGSHLKKSVMELGGSNAFIVLDDADIAQAAADACYARFRDAGQSCNAGKRIILTKGIAAEFTQLFLEHCRRLTPGCPLDPDTTLAPLHRKDLQLQVHEQVQDALEHGAKLLLGGELPNEADTTFYPATVLDNITPACRMYREEVFGPAVGIFHARDAADAVRLANDNPFGLGASIYSANLDKAWELGQQIEAGSVFINRHTSSDLRLPFGGVKDSGFGRELSEFGLYEFVNVKAYWQK, encoded by the coding sequence ATGTTCTATAGCCGAAACGTCGTCAGCAACACCTTGCTATACGAACGCCCCGCCGACAGCATGGACGCCTTCAGCCAAAGCTTGGCTGAAATGCGCACCGCCCAGCGCCGCTTTGCCGCTGCCGGCGTGCAGGCGCGGGTGGCTATGCTTGCTGCCTTTGCCGACCGGCTCGAAGCTGAAAAAACCAAGCTCGCCCGTATGATTTGCGAAGAAGTCGGCCGCTGCCTGCGCGAATGCGAAGCTGAGATGGACAAATCCGTTTCCCTCATCCGCTATTATGTGAAACTCGCCCCCCAGCTTCTGCAACACCAAACCATCGCCACCCAGGCCAGCCTCAGCCAAGTACGCTTCGAGCCCTTGGGCGTGGTGCTGGCCGTGATGCCGTGGAACTACCCCGTGTGGCAGATTATCCGATTTGCTGTGCCAGCCCTCTGCTCCGGCAATGCCTGTTTGGTGAAACCCGCGCCCAGCGTGGCTCGGGTAACCGCTGCCTTGTTTGATATTGTTGGCAGCGAATTGCCCTGGCGCGTTACTTGGCTGGCACACGAAGATGTGGAATACGCCATTGCCAAAACCGATGCACTGGCCTTCACCGGCTCTGCCGACGTCGGCCGCCGCCTGGCCGGCTACGCCGGAAGCCACCTGAAAAAATCCGTGATGGAACTTGGCGGCAGCAACGCCTTCATCGTACTCGACGATGCCGACATCGCCCAAGCCGCCGCCGATGCCTGCTATGCCCGTTTCCGCGATGCCGGCCAATCCTGCAACGCCGGCAAGCGCATCATTCTCACCAAAGGCATCGCCGCAGAATTCACCCAACTCTTCCTCGAACACTGCCGCCGTCTCACCCCCGGCTGCCCGCTCGATCCCGACACCACCCTCGCCCCGCTGCATCGCAAAGACCTGCAGCTGCAAGTGCACGAACAAGTGCAAGACGCGCTCGAACACGGTGCCAAACTGCTGCTCGGCGGCGAGCTGCCCAACGAAGCCGACACCACCTTCTACCCCGCCACCGTGCTCGACAACATCACCCCCGCCTGCCGCATGTACCGCGAAGAAGTGTTCGGCCCCGCCGTGGGCATTTTCCACGCCCGCGATGCCGCCGACGCCGTGCGCCTGGCCAACGACAACCCCTTCGGGCTCGGTGCCAGCATCTACTCCGCCAACCTCGACAAAGCCTGGGAGCTTGGCCAGCAAATCGAAGCCGGCAGCGTATTCATCAACCGCCACACCAGCAGCGACCTGCGCCTGCCCTTCGGCGGCGTGAAAGACTCCGGCTTCGGGCGCGAACTTTCCGAATTCGGCTTGTATGAATTTGTGAACGTGAAGGCATATTGGCAGAAATAG
- the acpS gene encoding holo-ACP synthase has protein sequence MIYGIGTDILRIERIEQLYDKYGQALAERLLSRIELLEWRSVGNKANFLAKRFAAKEAFAKAVHTGLRSPVTLHHISIAHDKLGRPEFVVEPPLQEWLRQQGIGRVHLSLSDDNGAVVAFVVAEKG, from the coding sequence ATGATCTACGGCATCGGCACCGATATCCTGCGTATCGAGCGTATCGAGCAGCTATACGACAAATACGGCCAGGCATTGGCCGAACGCCTGCTCAGCCGCATCGAACTTTTGGAGTGGCGCTCCGTCGGCAACAAGGCAAACTTCCTGGCCAAGCGGTTTGCCGCCAAAGAAGCCTTTGCCAAAGCCGTGCACACCGGCTTGCGCTCGCCGGTAACGCTGCACCACATTTCCATCGCCCACGACAAACTCGGCCGCCCGGAATTCGTGGTGGAGCCGCCCTTGCAGGAATGGCTGCGCCAACAAGGCATCGGGCGGGTGCATTTGAGTCTGAGCGACGACAACGGCGCGGTGGTAGCCTTCGTCGTGGCCGAAAAAGGGTAG
- the rpsT gene encoding 30S ribosomal protein S20: MANSAQARKRARQSQKNRAHNASLRTAFRTAVKKVLKVVESGDKAAAQAEFVAATKVMDRIADKGVFHKNKAARHKSRLAAKIKAMA; this comes from the coding sequence ATGGCCAATAGCGCCCAGGCACGCAAACGCGCCCGCCAGTCGCAGAAAAACCGTGCACACAATGCCAGCCTGCGTACTGCTTTCCGTACCGCAGTGAAGAAAGTTTTGAAGGTTGTGGAAAGTGGCGATAAAGCCGCTGCCCAAGCCGAATTCGTGGCAGCCACCAAAGTGATGGACCGCATCGCCGACAAAGGCGTGTTCCACAAAAACAAAGCCGCCCGCCACAAAAGCCGCTTGGCTGCCAAAATCAAAGCCATGGCCTAA
- a CDS encoding AI-2E family transporter, translating to MYKTKKRGWLPWVVGVSLLLAVVLLIVQMRDVLSPFVVAAVLAYILNPLVEKLCRHRVRRATAAMLVMVFALLLLVLLLLIVVPMLVQQFGSLLDKLPELVAFAQNKALPWINHMLGTHWVLNDQSVSKWLSGHVGSVQAGLSKALPALLEQGGSLVTSLGNLMVLPFLLYYFLLDWSRWAEGINTMIPRRYLAAYTRIGGNMDTVLGEFLRGQLIVMLIMGLLYGLGLMLAGLESGFAIGMVAGLLVFVPYLGAFTGLLLATMAALLQFGTWQGLITVWAVFAVGQFLESFFITPKIVGDRIGLSPFWVIFALMAFGSLLGFVGMLLALPLAAVTLVLLREGVAAYMDSGFYRREK from the coding sequence ATGTATAAAACGAAAAAGCGTGGCTGGCTGCCGTGGGTGGTTGGGGTGTCGCTATTGTTGGCGGTGGTGCTGTTAATTGTGCAGATGCGCGATGTGCTTTCGCCGTTTGTGGTGGCTGCGGTGTTGGCCTATATTTTGAACCCGCTGGTGGAAAAGCTCTGCCGACACAGGGTGCGGCGTGCGACGGCGGCGATGCTGGTGATGGTGTTTGCGCTGCTGCTGCTGGTGTTGTTGCTGCTGATTGTGGTGCCGATGTTGGTGCAGCAATTTGGCAGTTTGCTGGATAAACTGCCAGAATTGGTGGCGTTTGCGCAAAATAAGGCGCTGCCTTGGATTAATCATATGCTGGGCACGCATTGGGTGTTGAATGACCAATCGGTATCGAAATGGCTAAGCGGCCATGTGGGCAGCGTTCAGGCAGGGCTTTCCAAGGCGCTGCCAGCCTTGCTGGAACAGGGTGGCAGTTTGGTAACCAGTTTGGGTAATTTGATGGTGCTGCCATTTTTGCTGTATTACTTCTTGCTGGATTGGTCGCGCTGGGCAGAGGGAATTAACACCATGATTCCGCGCCGCTATCTGGCGGCTTATACGCGCATTGGCGGTAATATGGATACGGTGTTGGGCGAATTTTTGCGCGGGCAGCTGATTGTGATGTTGATTATGGGCCTGCTCTATGGTTTGGGCCTGATGCTGGCTGGGTTGGAATCTGGCTTTGCTATTGGTATGGTGGCCGGGCTGCTGGTGTTCGTGCCGTATTTGGGCGCGTTCACCGGCCTGCTGCTGGCTACAATGGCTGCGCTGTTGCAGTTTGGCACTTGGCAGGGGCTGATTACGGTGTGGGCGGTGTTTGCTGTGGGACAGTTTTTGGAAAGTTTCTTCATCACGCCGAAGATTGTGGGTGACCGCATCGGGCTTTCGCCGTTTTGGGTGATTTTCGCCCTGATGGCTTTCGGTAGCCTGCTGGGCTTTGTGGGCATGCTTCTGGCGCTGCCTTTGGCCGCAGTAACGCTGGTGTTGCTGCGGGAGGGCGTAGCGGCATATATGGATAGCGGGTTCTACCGGCGCGAGAAATAG